The following are encoded together in the Pseudomonas xantholysinigenes genome:
- a CDS encoding class 1 fructose-bisphosphatase, with product MSRVTLSRYLIEQTRSNNTPADLRFLIEVVARACKEISHHVSKGALGGVLGSMGTENVQGEVQKKLDVISNDILLEANEWGGHLAGMASEEMDNAYQIPGKYPKGAYLLVFDPLDGSSNIDVNVSVGTIFSVLRCPNEYLSQNETLNENAFLQPGTQQVAAGYAIYGPQTMLILTLGNGVKGFTLDRELGSFVLTHENIRVPESTAEFAINMSNQRHWEAPVQRYVGELLAGETGPLKKNYNMRWIASMVADVHRILTRGGLFMYPRDAREPSKPGKLRLMYEANPMSFIIEQAGGASTNGYERILDIKPESLHQRVSVILGSKEEVERVTAYHKE from the coding sequence ATGTCCCGCGTTACCCTGAGTCGCTATCTGATTGAGCAGACCCGCAGCAACAATACCCCTGCCGATCTGCGCTTCCTGATCGAAGTGGTGGCGCGCGCGTGCAAGGAAATCAGCCACCACGTGTCCAAGGGCGCCCTCGGCGGCGTGCTGGGCAGCATGGGCACCGAAAACGTGCAGGGCGAAGTGCAGAAGAAGCTCGACGTGATCTCCAACGACATCCTGCTGGAGGCCAACGAGTGGGGTGGCCACCTGGCCGGCATGGCGTCCGAGGAAATGGACAATGCCTACCAGATCCCGGGCAAGTATCCGAAAGGCGCCTACCTGCTGGTCTTCGACCCGCTGGACGGCTCGTCGAACATCGACGTCAACGTGTCGGTCGGCACCATCTTCTCGGTCCTGCGTTGCCCCAACGAGTACCTGAGCCAGAACGAGACCCTGAACGAAAACGCCTTCCTGCAGCCGGGCACCCAGCAGGTCGCCGCCGGTTACGCCATCTACGGCCCGCAGACCATGCTGATCCTGACCCTGGGCAATGGCGTCAAGGGCTTCACCCTGGACCGCGAGCTGGGCAGCTTCGTCCTCACCCACGAAAACATCCGTGTGCCGGAAAGCACCGCCGAATTCGCCATCAACATGTCCAACCAACGCCACTGGGAAGCCCCGGTGCAGCGTTACGTGGGCGAGTTGCTGGCTGGCGAGACCGGCCCGCTGAAAAAGAACTACAACATGCGCTGGATCGCTTCGATGGTCGCCGATGTGCACCGCATCCTGACCCGTGGCGGCCTGTTCATGTATCCGCGCGACGCCCGTGAGCCGAGCAAGCCGGGCAAGCTGCGCCTGATGTACGAAGCCAACCCGATGTCGTTCATCATCGAGCAGGCCGGTGGCGCCTCCACCAACGGTTACGAGCGCATCCTCGACATCAAGCCAGAGAGCCTGCACCAGCGTGTGTCGGTGATCCTCGGCTCGAAGGAAGAGGTCGAGCGCGTCACCGCCTACCACAAGGAATAA
- a CDS encoding formimidoylglutamate deiminase, translated as MSAYFAERALLPSGWARNVRLEVGADGRLAAIMANAGAAGAERLAGPLLPGMPNLHSHAFQRAMAGLAEVAGNPNDSFWTWRELMYRLVGRITPEQLQVIARQLYIEMLKAGYTSVAEFHYVHHDQGGQAYTDPAELSRRISVAASASGIGLTLLPVLYSHSGFGGQAPNDGQRRFINSTEQYLRLQQQLAPLLAQQPAQQLGLCFHSLRAVTPTQIAEVLSASDKACPIHIHIAEQQKEVDDCLAWSDRRPLQWLYEHVDVDKRWCLVHATHAEADEVSAMARSGAVAGLCLTTEANLGDGIFPAVDYLAQGGRMGIGSDSHVSLSVVEELRWLEYGQRLRDQRRNRLYRGDQPMVGRTLYDAALMGGAQALGQPVGELAVGKRADWLVLDGQDPYLAVADGDAILNRWLFAGGDRQVRDVMVNGQWVVRQGRHDQEEESAVAFVAVLRQLLA; from the coding sequence ATGTCCGCCTATTTCGCCGAACGCGCCCTGCTGCCCAGCGGCTGGGCCCGCAATGTCCGTCTGGAGGTCGGCGCCGATGGCCGGCTGGCCGCGATCATGGCCAATGCCGGCGCCGCGGGCGCCGAGCGCCTGGCCGGGCCGTTGCTGCCGGGCATGCCCAACCTGCACTCGCACGCATTCCAGCGGGCCATGGCCGGGCTGGCGGAAGTGGCCGGCAACCCCAACGACAGCTTCTGGACCTGGCGCGAACTGATGTATCGCCTGGTCGGGCGCATCACCCCGGAGCAACTGCAGGTCATCGCCCGCCAGCTGTACATCGAGATGCTCAAGGCCGGCTACACCTCGGTGGCGGAATTCCACTATGTACACCATGACCAAGGCGGCCAGGCCTACACCGACCCTGCCGAACTGTCCCGGCGCATCAGCGTCGCCGCCAGTGCCAGCGGCATCGGCCTGACCTTGCTGCCGGTGCTCTACAGCCACTCGGGCTTTGGCGGGCAAGCCCCCAACGACGGGCAACGCCGCTTCATCAATTCAACCGAACAGTACCTGCGCCTGCAGCAGCAGCTTGCCCCGCTGCTGGCACAACAGCCGGCGCAGCAACTGGGGTTGTGCTTCCACTCGTTGCGCGCCGTCACCCCCACGCAGATTGCCGAGGTGCTCAGTGCCAGCGACAAGGCGTGCCCGATCCATATCCATATCGCCGAACAGCAAAAGGAAGTCGATGACTGCCTGGCCTGGAGCGACCGCCGGCCGCTGCAGTGGCTGTACGAGCATGTCGATGTGGATAAGCGCTGGTGCCTGGTCCACGCCACCCACGCCGAAGCCGACGAAGTCAGCGCCATGGCTCGCAGCGGCGCGGTGGCCGGATTGTGCCTGACCACCGAGGCGAACCTGGGCGACGGGATCTTCCCGGCAGTGGACTACCTGGCCCAGGGCGGGCGCATGGGCATCGGCTCGGACAGCCATGTATCGCTCAGCGTGGTTGAGGAACTGCGCTGGCTGGAGTATGGACAGCGCCTGCGCGACCAGCGGCGCAACCGGCTGTATCGCGGTGACCAGCCGATGGTTGGCCGCACGCTCTACGATGCCGCGCTAATGGGCGGCGCCCAGGCGCTGGGGCAGCCGGTCGGCGAGCTCGCCGTGGGCAAGCGCGCGGACTGGCTGGTGCTCGATGGGCAGGATCCGTACCTGGCCGTGGCCGACGGCGATGCCATCCTCAACCGTTGGCTGTTCGCTGGCGGCGACCGCCAGGTGCGCGATGTGATGGTCAACGGACAGTGGGTGGTGCGCCAGGGGCGGCATGATCAGGAAGAGGAAAGTGCGGTGGCGTTTGTGGCGGTCCTGCGCCAACTTCTAGCCTGA
- a CDS encoding HutD/Ves family protein — protein sequence MSHLQLLRACDYPRMPWKNGGGFTEEITRDAGDSLDGFGWRLSIADIEESGGFSTFTGYQRIITVLQGDGMRLLVDGQASRPLLPFDAFAFSGESQVSCKLLGGAIRDFNLIYAPQRYQARLQWFDGSSRVFSSASTLLLFAAGNHVEVGVVGEGAQQLGRYDCLRIDGGEGLLELDVQGRFCLIELITR from the coding sequence ATGAGCCATCTGCAGTTGTTGCGCGCCTGTGATTACCCGCGCATGCCTTGGAAGAACGGTGGTGGCTTCACCGAAGAGATCACCCGTGACGCCGGCGACAGCCTGGACGGTTTCGGTTGGCGGCTGTCGATCGCCGATATCGAGGAGTCTGGTGGGTTTTCCACGTTCACTGGCTACCAGCGGATCATTACCGTGTTGCAGGGCGATGGCATGCGCCTGTTGGTCGATGGCCAGGCCAGTCGGCCGCTGCTGCCATTCGATGCATTTGCCTTCAGCGGCGAGAGCCAGGTCAGTTGCAAGCTGCTGGGCGGGGCGATCCGCGATTTCAACCTGATCTATGCGCCGCAGCGGTATCAGGCGCGCTTGCAATGGTTCGATGGCAGCAGTCGGGTGTTCAGCTCGGCGTCGACGCTGTTGCTGTTCGCCGCCGGTAATCATGTCGAGGTGGGGGTGGTCGGGGAGGGCGCGCAGCAGCTTGGGCGGTATGACTGTCTGCGGATCGATGGCGGCGAGGGGTTGCTGGAGCTGGATGTGCAGGGGCGGTTCTGCCTGATAGAGCTCATTACACGTTGA
- a CDS encoding amino acid permease, translated as MQQAQGLKRGLSARHIRFMALGSAIGTGLFYGSASAIQMAGPAVLLAYLIGGAAVFMVMRALGEMAVHNPVAGSFGHYASTYLGPMAGFILGWTYAFEMVIVAIADVTAFGIYMGFWFPEVARWIWVLGIVFLIGGLNLCNVRVFGEMEFWLSLLKVGAIVAMILAGLGIMAFGFSQVGTGHAVGVSNLFEHGGFMPNGIGGLIASFAVVMFAFGGIEIIGVTAGEAKDPQRVIPKAINAVPLRILLFYVLTLFVLMCLYPWPQIGSQGSPFVQIFSNLGIGSAAAVLNIVVISAAVSAINSDIFGAGRMMYGLAQHGQAPRGFGKLSKHGVPWMTVVVMGAALLVGVLLNYLIPENVFLLIASIATFATVWVWLMILVTQVAMRRGMSREQVAQLKFPVPFWPYGPAMAIAFMLFIFGVLGYFPDTQAALIVGVIWVVFLVASYLLWCKPRAGNGERAREAAELHR; from the coding sequence ATGCAACAAGCTCAAGGTCTCAAGCGCGGGCTATCGGCCCGGCACATCCGTTTCATGGCGCTCGGTTCGGCTATCGGTACCGGGCTTTTCTACGGTTCGGCCTCAGCCATCCAGATGGCCGGCCCGGCCGTGCTGCTGGCCTACTTGATCGGCGGCGCCGCTGTGTTCATGGTAATGCGCGCCCTCGGCGAGATGGCCGTGCACAACCCGGTGGCCGGCTCCTTCGGCCACTACGCCAGCACCTACCTCGGCCCCATGGCCGGCTTCATCCTTGGCTGGACCTACGCTTTCGAGATGGTCATCGTCGCCATCGCCGACGTCACCGCCTTCGGTATCTACATGGGCTTCTGGTTCCCTGAGGTCGCCCGCTGGATCTGGGTGCTGGGCATCGTCTTCCTGATCGGCGGTCTGAACCTGTGCAACGTGCGGGTGTTCGGCGAGATGGAGTTCTGGCTGTCGCTGCTCAAGGTCGGCGCCATCGTCGCGATGATCCTCGCCGGCTTGGGCATCATGGCCTTCGGCTTCAGCCAGGTGGGCACCGGGCATGCGGTCGGGGTGAGCAACCTGTTCGAGCATGGCGGCTTCATGCCCAATGGCATCGGCGGCCTGATCGCCTCGTTCGCCGTGGTGATGTTCGCCTTCGGCGGTATCGAGATCATTGGCGTCACCGCCGGTGAAGCGAAAGACCCACAGCGGGTCATTCCCAAGGCGATCAACGCCGTGCCGCTGCGCATCCTGCTGTTCTACGTGCTCACCCTGTTCGTGCTGATGTGCCTGTACCCGTGGCCGCAGATCGGCAGCCAAGGCAGCCCGTTCGTGCAGATCTTCAGCAACCTGGGCATCGGCTCGGCCGCCGCCGTGCTGAATATCGTGGTGATTTCTGCGGCCGTGTCGGCAATCAACAGCGACATCTTCGGCGCCGGCCGCATGATGTATGGCCTGGCCCAGCACGGCCAGGCGCCGCGTGGCTTCGGCAAACTGTCGAAACATGGCGTGCCATGGATGACGGTGGTGGTGATGGGCGCGGCGCTGCTGGTCGGCGTGCTGCTCAACTACCTGATTCCGGAGAACGTGTTCCTGCTGATCGCCTCGATCGCCACCTTCGCCACCGTGTGGGTGTGGCTGATGATCCTGGTCACCCAGGTGGCCATGCGCCGCGGCATGAGCCGCGAGCAAGTGGCGCAGCTGAAATTCCCCGTGCCGTTCTGGCCTTATGGGCCGGCCATGGCCATTGCCTTCATGCTGTTCATCTTCGGTGTACTGGGCTACTTCCCGGATACCCAGGCAGCGTTGATCGTCGGTGTAATCTGGGTGGTGTTCCTGGTCGCGTCCTACCTGCTGTGGTGCAAGCCACGCGCGGGTAATGGCGAACGGGCCCGGGAAGCTGCCGAGCTGCACCGCTGA
- a CDS encoding DUF924 family protein: MLAPWQPLLEWWFGWGSSAQAVADEKNTLWFGKHHDAEAHALFGDLVEQALAGGLDEWQQSPQGWLGLLILLDQLPRMIHRDTPRAFDGDRRAQVVAMQGLQKGWDYQLLPIQRVFVLLVLEHAEVLDWQNLCVERYQILLDEQPEANRRLFEGFLDYAEQHQRVIARFGRFPHRNLVLNRPSTSEEMDFLLEPGSRF; this comes from the coding sequence ATGCTTGCACCTTGGCAGCCGTTGCTGGAATGGTGGTTCGGTTGGGGCAGCAGTGCCCAGGCCGTGGCTGACGAGAAAAACACGCTGTGGTTCGGCAAGCACCATGATGCCGAGGCCCATGCCCTGTTCGGCGACCTGGTCGAGCAGGCCCTGGCGGGCGGTCTCGATGAGTGGCAGCAGAGCCCGCAGGGCTGGCTGGGCCTGTTGATCCTGCTGGACCAGCTACCACGGATGATCCACCGCGACACGCCACGAGCCTTCGACGGTGACCGGCGGGCGCAGGTGGTGGCCATGCAGGGGCTGCAGAAGGGCTGGGACTATCAGCTGCTGCCGATCCAGCGCGTGTTCGTGCTGCTGGTGCTGGAGCATGCCGAGGTGCTGGACTGGCAGAACCTGTGTGTCGAGCGGTATCAGATCCTGCTGGACGAACAGCCGGAAGCCAATCGTCGGCTGTTCGAAGGCTTCCTCGACTACGCCGAGCAGCACCAGCGGGTGATTGCCCGATTTGGCCGCTTCCCGCACCGCAACCTGGTGCTGAACCGCCCGAGCACCAGCGAAGAGATGGACTTCCTGCTGGAGCCCGGCTCGCGGTTCTGA
- the hutU gene encoding urocanate hydratase, with protein MTDNNKYRDVEIRAPRGNKLTAKSWLTEAPLRMLMNNLDPQVAENPKELVVYGGIGRAARNWECYDKIVETLTRLEDDETLLVQSGKPVGVFKTHSNAPRVLIANSNLVPHWANWEHFNELDAKGLAMYGQMTAGSWIYIGSQGIVQGTYETFVEAGRQHYNGSLKGKWVLTAGLGGMGGAQPLAATLAGACSLNIECQQSRIDFRLETRYVDEQASDLDDALARIAKYTAEGKAISIALHGNAAEILPELVKRGVRPDMVTDQTSAHDPLNGYLPAGWTWEQYRDRAQTDPAAVVKAAKQSMAVHVKAMLDFQKQGIPTFDYGNNIRQMAKEEGVANAFDFPGFVPAYIRPLFCRGVGPFRWAALSGDAEDIYKTDAKVKELIPDDAHLHRWLDMARERISFQGLPARICWVGLGLRAKLGLAFNEMVRSGELSAPVVIGRDHLDSGSVSSPNRETEAMRDGSDAVSDWPLLNALLNTAGGATWVSLHHGGGVGMGFSQHSGMVIVCDGTDEAAERIARVLTNDPGTGVMRHADAGYQIAIDCAKEQGLDLPMITG; from the coding sequence GTGACTGACAACAACAAATACCGTGACGTAGAAATCCGTGCCCCGCGCGGCAACAAGCTGACCGCCAAGAGCTGGCTGACCGAAGCACCGCTGCGCATGCTGATGAACAACCTCGACCCGCAGGTCGCCGAGAACCCGAAAGAGCTGGTGGTGTACGGCGGCATCGGCCGCGCCGCGCGCAACTGGGAATGCTACGACAAGATCGTCGAGACCCTGACCCGCCTGGAAGACGACGAAACCCTGCTGGTGCAGTCGGGCAAGCCGGTCGGCGTGTTCAAGACCCACAGCAACGCCCCGCGCGTGCTGATCGCCAACTCCAACCTGGTGCCGCACTGGGCCAACTGGGAACACTTCAACGAACTGGATGCCAAGGGCCTGGCCATGTACGGCCAGATGACCGCCGGCAGCTGGATCTACATCGGCAGCCAGGGCATCGTCCAGGGCACCTACGAAACCTTCGTCGAGGCCGGCCGCCAGCACTACAACGGCAGCCTCAAGGGCAAGTGGGTGCTGACCGCAGGCCTGGGCGGCATGGGCGGCGCCCAGCCACTGGCCGCGACCCTGGCCGGGGCCTGCTCGCTGAACATCGAGTGCCAGCAGAGCCGCATCGATTTCCGCCTGGAAACCCGTTACGTCGATGAACAGGCCTCTGACCTGGACGACGCCCTAGCGCGCATCGCCAAATACACCGCCGAAGGCAAGGCCATCTCCATCGCCCTGCACGGCAACGCCGCCGAAATCCTGCCGGAGCTGGTCAAGCGTGGCGTACGCCCGGACATGGTCACCGACCAGACCAGCGCCCACGACCCGCTCAACGGCTACCTGCCGGCCGGCTGGACCTGGGAACAGTACCGCGATCGCGCGCAGACCGACCCGGCTGCCGTGGTCAAGGCCGCCAAGCAATCGATGGCCGTGCACGTCAAGGCCATGCTCGACTTCCAGAAGCAAGGCATCCCGACCTTCGACTACGGCAACAACATCCGCCAGATGGCCAAGGAAGAGGGCGTGGCCAACGCCTTCGACTTCCCAGGCTTCGTGCCGGCGTACATTCGCCCGCTGTTCTGCCGCGGCGTCGGTCCGTTCCGCTGGGCCGCGCTGTCGGGTGATGCCGAAGATATCTACAAGACCGACGCCAAGGTCAAGGAACTGATCCCGGACGACGCCCACCTGCACCGCTGGCTGGACATGGCCCGCGAGCGCATCAGCTTCCAGGGCCTGCCGGCGCGTATCTGCTGGGTTGGCCTGGGCTTGCGCGCCAAGCTCGGTCTGGCCTTCAACGAAATGGTCCGCAGCGGCGAGCTGTCGGCGCCAGTCGTCATCGGCCGTGACCACCTGGACTCGGGGTCTGTATCCAGCCCCAACCGCGAGACCGAAGCCATGCGCGACGGCTCCGACGCAGTCTCCGACTGGCCGCTGCTCAACGCCCTGCTCAACACCGCAGGCGGCGCCACCTGGGTTTCGCTGCACCACGGCGGTGGCGTGGGCATGGGCTTCTCCCAGCACTCGGGCATGGTCATTGTCTGCGACGGTACCGATGAAGCCGCCGAGCGCATCGCCCGCGTGCTGACCAACGACCCGGGCACCGGCGTCATGCGCCACGCCGATGCCGGTTACCAGATCGCCATTGACTGCGCCAAGGAGCAGGGCCTGGACCTGCCGATGATCACCGGCTGA
- the hutC gene encoding histidine utilization repressor: MGEGPAPLYARVKQMIIQQIESGSWPPHHRVPSESELVSELGFSRMTINRALRELTAEGLLVRMQGVGTFVAEPKSRSALFEVNNIADEIAGRGHQHSCQVITLAEEAAGSERALALDMREGQRVFHSLIVHYENGVPVQIEDRYVNAAIAPDYLKQDFTRQTPYAYLSQVAPLTEGEHVVEAILAEPEECQLLQIERGEPCLLIRRRTWSGRQPVTAARLIHPGSRHRLEGRFSK; this comes from the coding sequence ATGGGCGAAGGGCCGGCGCCGCTCTACGCCCGGGTGAAACAGATGATCATCCAGCAGATCGAGAGCGGCAGCTGGCCGCCTCATCACCGGGTGCCCTCGGAGAGCGAGCTGGTCAGCGAGCTGGGCTTCAGCCGCATGACCATCAACCGCGCGCTGCGCGAGCTGACCGCCGAAGGCCTGCTGGTGCGCATGCAAGGCGTCGGCACCTTCGTCGCCGAGCCCAAGAGCCGCTCGGCGCTGTTCGAGGTCAACAATATCGCCGACGAGATCGCCGGCCGTGGCCACCAGCATAGCTGCCAGGTGATCACCCTGGCCGAGGAGGCCGCCGGCTCCGAGCGCGCCCTGGCCCTGGACATGCGCGAAGGCCAGCGGGTGTTCCATTCGCTGATCGTGCATTACGAAAACGGCGTGCCGGTGCAGATCGAAGACCGTTACGTCAATGCTGCTATCGCGCCTGACTACCTCAAGCAGGACTTCACTCGGCAGACGCCGTATGCCTACCTGTCGCAAGTGGCGCCGCTCACCGAGGGCGAGCACGTGGTCGAGGCGATTCTCGCCGAGCCTGAAGAATGCCAGTTGTTGCAGATCGAGCGGGGCGAGCCGTGCCTGCTGATCCGCCGCCGCACCTGGTCGGGCCGCCAGCCGGTGACCGCCGCGCGGTTGATCCACCCCGGTTCCCGTCATCGCCTGGAAGGACGATTCAGCAAATGA
- the hutH gene encoding histidine ammonia-lyase: MTELTLKPGTLTLAQLRAIHAAPVRLQLDASAAPAIDASVACVEQIIAEDRTAYGINTGFGLLASTRIASHDLENLQRSLVLSHAAGIGAPLDDDLVRLIMVLKINSLSRGFSGIRRKVIDALIALVNAEVYPHIPLKGSVGASGDLAPLAHMSLVLLGEGKARYKGQWLSASEALAVAGLEPLTLAAKEGLALLNGTQASTAYALRGLFQAEDLYAAAIACGGLSVEAALGSRSPFDARIHAVRGQRGQIDTAACFRDLLGDSSEVSLSHKNCDKVQDPYSLRCQPQVMGACLTQIRQAAEVLGIEANAVSDNPLVFAAEGDVISGGNFHAEPVAMAADNIALAIAEIGSLSERRISLMMDKHMSQLPPFLVENGGVNSGFMIAQVTAAALASENKALSHPHSVDSLPTSANQEDHVSMAPAAGKRLWEMAENTRGVLAIEWLGACQGLDLRKGLKTSVKLEQARQALRREVPHYDRDRFFAPDIEAAAALLAKGTLTGLLPVGVLPSL; this comes from the coding sequence GTGACCGAACTGACCCTCAAGCCCGGCACCCTGACCCTGGCCCAGCTGCGCGCCATCCACGCCGCCCCGGTGCGCCTGCAACTGGATGCCAGCGCTGCGCCGGCCATCGACGCCAGTGTCGCCTGCGTCGAGCAGATCATCGCCGAGGACCGCACCGCCTACGGCATCAACACCGGTTTCGGCCTGCTGGCCTCGACCCGCATCGCCAGCCACGACCTGGAGAACCTGCAGCGCTCGTTGGTGCTGTCCCACGCCGCCGGTATCGGCGCGCCGCTGGATGATGACCTGGTGCGGCTGATCATGGTGCTGAAAATCAACAGCCTCAGCCGTGGTTTCTCCGGTATCCGCCGCAAAGTCATCGACGCGCTGATCGCCCTGGTCAACGCCGAAGTCTATCCACACATTCCGCTCAAGGGCTCGGTTGGCGCCTCCGGCGACCTGGCGCCACTGGCGCACATGTCGCTGGTGCTGCTGGGCGAGGGCAAGGCCCGCTATAAAGGCCAGTGGCTGTCGGCCAGCGAAGCCCTGGCCGTCGCCGGCCTGGAGCCGCTGACCCTGGCCGCCAAAGAAGGCCTGGCCCTGCTCAACGGTACCCAGGCGTCCACCGCCTATGCCCTGCGTGGCCTGTTCCAGGCCGAAGACCTGTATGCCGCCGCCATCGCCTGTGGTGGCCTGAGCGTCGAGGCTGCGCTGGGTTCGCGTTCGCCGTTCGATGCGCGCATCCATGCCGTGCGTGGCCAGCGTGGCCAGATCGACACTGCCGCCTGCTTCCGCGACCTGCTGGGCGATTCCAGCGAAGTGTCGCTGTCGCACAAGAACTGCGACAAGGTCCAGGACCCGTACTCGCTGCGCTGCCAGCCGCAGGTCATGGGCGCGTGCCTGACCCAGATCCGCCAGGCTGCCGAAGTGCTGGGCATCGAAGCCAACGCCGTGTCGGACAACCCGTTGGTGTTCGCCGCCGAAGGCGATGTCATCTCCGGTGGCAACTTCCACGCCGAGCCGGTGGCCATGGCCGCCGACAACATCGCCCTGGCCATCGCCGAAATCGGCTCGCTGAGCGAGCGCCGCATTTCGCTGATGATGGACAAGCATATGTCCCAGTTGCCGCCGTTCCTGGTGGAAAACGGTGGGGTCAACTCCGGCTTCATGATCGCCCAGGTCACCGCCGCCGCGCTGGCCAGCGAGAACAAGGCGCTGTCGCATCCGCACAGCGTCGACAGCCTGCCGACCTCGGCCAACCAGGAAGACCACGTGTCGATGGCCCCGGCCGCCGGCAAGCGCCTGTGGGAAATGGCCGAGAACACCCGTGGCGTGCTGGCCATCGAATGGCTGGGCGCCTGCCAGGGCCTGGACCTGCGCAAGGGTCTGAAGACTTCGGTCAAGCTGGAGCAGGCGCGCCAGGCGCTGCGCCGCGAAGTGCCGCACTATGACCGCGACCGCTTCTTCGCCCCGGATATCGAGGCGGCCGCCGCGCTGCTGGCCAAAGGCACCTTGACTGGCCTGCTGCCGGTTGGGGTCCTGCCAAGCCTGTAA
- a CDS encoding lipocalin family protein, with translation MRRLHLLLGVCLVMLLGGCATSATDPLAPKTAGAVDLKRYQGKWFELARLPMKYQDGCAQSEAHYNLKPDGTVGVLNRCRTLGDEWLRAEGHASLQEPGHTDKLWVEFDNWFTRLVPGVARGDYWILFVDERYRTAIVGSPDRKYLWILSRTPSLPAWERENLLAKARQQGYDTNRLIWRTPDRNIVARH, from the coding sequence ATGAGGCGTCTGCACCTGCTGCTGGGCGTGTGCCTGGTGATGCTGCTCGGTGGCTGCGCCACCTCGGCCACCGACCCGCTGGCGCCGAAGACCGCAGGTGCGGTCGACCTCAAGCGTTACCAGGGCAAATGGTTCGAGCTGGCACGCCTGCCGATGAAGTACCAGGACGGCTGCGCCCAGTCCGAGGCCCATTACAACCTCAAGCCTGATGGCACGGTCGGCGTGCTCAACCGTTGCCGCACCCTGGGCGATGAGTGGCTGCGCGCCGAAGGCCATGCCTCGCTGCAGGAACCAGGGCACACCGACAAGCTGTGGGTGGAGTTCGACAACTGGTTTACTCGCCTGGTGCCGGGCGTGGCCAGGGGTGACTACTGGATCCTGTTCGTCGACGAGCGCTACCGTACGGCGATCGTTGGCAGCCCGGATCGCAAGTACCTGTGGATTCTTTCGCGTACGCCTTCTTTGCCGGCGTGGGAGCGGGAGAACCTGCTGGCCAAGGCGCGGCAGCAGGGCTATGACACCAATCGGCTGATTTGGCGGACGCCTGACAGAAACATTGTCGCCCGGCATTGA
- the bamE gene encoding outer membrane protein assembly factor BamE domain-containing protein yields MSLRSLALLSLCVVLTACSKINQENYSKLKAGMNKAEVEQLLGTPKECSGALGMSSCTWGDEKSFISVQYAADKVLMYSGQGLK; encoded by the coding sequence ATGTCGTTGCGTTCCCTCGCCCTGTTGTCCTTGTGCGTCGTCCTGACCGCCTGCAGCAAGATCAACCAGGAAAACTATTCCAAGCTCAAGGCCGGCATGAACAAGGCCGAGGTCGAGCAACTGCTCGGCACGCCGAAGGAGTGCTCTGGCGCCCTGGGCATGAGCAGCTGCACCTGGGGTGACGAGAAGAGCTTCATCAGCGTGCAATATGCCGCGGACAAGGTCCTGATGTATTCCGGGCAGGGCCTCAAATGA